The Triticum aestivum cultivar Chinese Spring chromosome 5A, IWGSC CS RefSeq v2.1, whole genome shotgun sequence genomic sequence ATAATTTCTAAGGTCACTAGCCCAGGATCCGGAGTATCCTGGGGGTTTTCAGGCTTGACGCTTGGTTCTATGTTCGGAGGATAGGGAATCTCTTcccgaagatgggtatccggctcacaGGGCTCGGAAATCCGTACATGGCTTGTTCTCAGCATAGGGGGAGAGTTATCCTTAGCTTGCTCCTCCATAACCGCAACCATATTGGTGATCGATGGGGACCTGATTTCtttctgatcaggtttaagcccgatccaatcGTAGTTTGTCGTGACCcctagggtggcgatgcgatctagcagttcatTCAAAGACGAAACATCTGCTGGATCCATCTTATCGGCGTGTTCGAGGCTaatgcggagatgatttttggtGGTTTGGGGGACCGGCTTTGGCTTAATGGCCGAGCGGGCGCCCATGGTAAAACTACCGAGCTGGAGGATCTTCCCAGGGGCTAGGGCCCTTCCAAAGGTGATTTTGTCGTTGACGacaagacgagccatcgatccttctattgacgacacggaggaactctcaatgaaagcaccaatgtcggtgtcaaaactggccgatctcgggtagggggtcccggactgtgcgtctgaggatcgaaggtaacatgagacaagggacactatgtttacccaggttcgggccctcttaatggaggtaaaaccctacttcctgcttgattgactttgatgagtataggggttacaagaattgatatacctcgagatcgtaatggctaaaccctagatgtctagcctatatgattatgatttcctgtacggactaaaccctctggtttatatagacaccgtaaggggctagggttgtacaaagtcggtttagaGAGAAAGGAAACAACACATCTGGCCACCAAGCTTGCTATCGATGCActggagaatcccatccggacacgggggaaagccttctatcttgtatcttcacggcccatcaatccAGCCCATGTCACATAACCCGGATGCCTAAGGACCccattatccaggactccctcggtgacggtggtggtgaagaaaaatctccacagggcttcgccaagcacaacagaaactatgacaaaggataaactagagggtacggggttgccgacacacggcttggtgaatcttgatgtgtttcgggtgctagccatgcccctctctttatatgttgagcccaggggttgtttcttggagaaagagcctcgtCAAAGTCGGTTTAGCCCagaaggcaagagtccttctcggactccaggactaGACGCTAggatccttggcgtctggccccagatgccagggtccctggcatatggacccctggcctccgcaaagctccttttgcaccttcctaaagcctcatgggctttaccccttggcgcaaataaagtgttctcatacccgAACATTTCGtgaaacatccgaaaccccttctAGTGAATTTCGGAGCCCTTCCGGAGACGAAACACTATTATCCCATCTTTATTtccggactattccggagctccttgtcatgtccgtgatctcatacggaactctgaacaacatttggtcaccaacatacataactcatataatactatattgccaacgaacattaagcgtgcggaccctacaggttcaagaatgatgtagacatgactgagacgcttctccggacaataaccaatagtgggacatggattcccatattggttcctacatattccacaaagatctttatcggtcgaacctttatgacaacatacgtagttccctttgtccgtcgatatgttacttgcccgagattcgatcgtcaatatctccatacctagttccatttctttatcggcaagtctctttactcattccgtaatacatcatcccgtaactaactccttagtcactttgcttgcaagtttcttgtgatgatgtattaccgagagggctcagagatccctctccatcatacagagtgaaaatcccagtctcgatccatgccaactcaacagacacctttggacatacctgtagagcacctttatgatcacccagttacattgtgatgtctGATGGCACATAAGGAATTCCTCTAGagtctgggagttgcatgatctcatggtcgaagaaacatgtatttgacattaagaaagcagtagcaataaactgaacgatcatatgctaagctaacggatgggtcttgtctatcagatcattctcctaatgttgtgatcccattatcaaatgataactcatgtctatggtcaggaaaccttaaccatctattgatcaacgagctagtctagtagaggcatatgtatttaagtttccaatcaatacaattttagcatgaataataaacctttatcaacatggagcttcttcatgcgttttataccgatatgacttaagtggcagtgccacaagtaggtggtactatcattactatcttttggcatgaacatgtgtatcactacgatcgagattcaataaaccattcattttaggtgtaagaccattgaaggtattattcaaataaacagagtaaccattattctccttaaatgaataaccgtattgtgatagacataatccaatcatgtctatgctcaatgcaaacaccaaataacaattatttaggttttaataccaatctcgatggtagagggagcgtgcgatgcttgatcatatcaaccttggaaacacttccaacacatatcgtcagctcacctttagctagtctccgtttattccgtagcttttatttcgagttactaacacttagcaaccgaaccggtatctaataccctggtgctactaggagtactagtaaagtacacatcaacacaatgtatatccaatatacttctatcgaccttgccagccttctcatctaccaagtatctagggtaattctgctccagtggctgttccccttattacagaagcactcagtctcgggtttgggttcaaccttgggtttcttcactagagcagcagctgaattgccgtttcatgaagtatccctttgttcccttgcccttcttgaaactagtggtttcaccaaccatcaacaattgatgctccttcttgatttctactttcgcggtgtcaaacatcgcgaatatctcaaggatcatcatatatgtccctgatatatcatagttcatcacgaagctctagcagcttggtggtaatgactttggagaaccatcactatttcatctggaagatcaactcccactcgattcaagcgattgttgtactcagacaatctgagcacaagcacaacaattgagcttttctccttagtttgtaggctaagaaaatcatcggaggtcttatacctcttgacgtgggcacgagcctgaaatcccaatttcagccctcgaaacatctcatatgtttcgcgatgtttcaaaaccgtcttcggtgcctcaactctaaatcgtttaaccgaactatcatgtagttatcaaaacgtgtatgtcagatgttcgcaacatccacagacaacgttcgaggttcagcacactgagcggtgcattaaggacataagccttctaagaagcaatgaggacaatcctcagtttacggacctagtccgcataatttctactatcaactttcaactaatttttctctaggaacatatctaaacagtagaactgaagcgcgagctacgacataatttgcgaagaccttttgactatgttcaggataattaagttcatcttatgaactcccactcagatagacatccctctagtcatctaagtgattacatgatccgagtcaactaggccatgtccgatcatcacgtgagacggactagtcaatatcggtgaacatcttcatgctgatcgtatctaccatacgactcatgctcgacctttcggtctcttgtgttccgaggccatgtctgtacacatgctaggctcgtcaagtcaacctaagtgtttcgcgtgtgtaaatctgtcttacacccattgtatgtgaacgttacaatctatcacacccgatcatcatgtggtgcttcgaaacaacgaactgtcgcaacggtgcacagttagggggaacactttcttgaaattattattgagggatcatcttatttactaccgtcgttctaagcaaataagatgcataaacatgataaacatcacatgcaatcaaatagtgacatgatatggccatcatcactttgctcctttgatctccatcttcggggctccatgatcatcatcgtcaccggcatgacaccatgatctccatcatcatgatctctatcattgtgtcttcatgaatttgtctcgtcaactattacttctactactacagctaacggttagcaataaagtaaagtaattacatgacgtttatgttgacacgcaggtcataaataaattaagacaactcctatggctcctgccggttgtcatactcatcgacatgcaagtcgtgattgctattacaagaacatgatcaatctcatacatcacatatatcgttcatcacatccttttggccatatcacatcacatagcataccctgcaaaaacaagttagacgtcctctaattgttgtttgcatgttttacgtggctgctatgggtttctagcaagaacgtttcttacctacgcaaaaaccacaatgtgatatgccaattgctatttacccttcataaggacccttttcatcgaatccgatctgactaaagtgggagagacagacacccgccagccaccttatgcaactagtgcatgtcagtcggtggaaccggtctcacgtaagcgtacgtgtaaggttggtccgggccgcttcatcccacgatgccgccgaatcaagataagactagtaacggcaagtaagttgacaaaatcaacgcccacaactacttgtgttctactcgtgcatagaaactacgcatagacctagctcatgatgccactgttggggaacgtagcaataattcaaaattttcctacgtgtcaccaagatcaatctatggagtcatctagcaacgagggaggagtggatctacatacccttgtagatcgcgcgcggaagcgttcaagagaacggggttgatggagtcatacttgtcgtgatccaaatcaccgatgatcctagcgccgaacggacggcacctccgcgttcaacacacatacggagcagcgacgtctcctccttcttgatccagcaaggggggaggagaggttgatggagatccagcagcacgatggcgtggtgatggaagtagcgggattccaacaggacttcgccaagcgctgcgggaggagggagatgtgtcatgggagggagagggaggcgccagggcttaggtatggttgccatCCCTTccgcccactatatatagggccaagggagagggggagggcgcagccttgccccttcctccaaggaagggtgcggccaagggggggaggagtccatcctccccaaggcaccgcggaggtgccttccccctttaggactctcccctcctcttgtccctttggcacatgggcctctaggggctggtgcccttggcccatgtaggccaaggcgcaccccctacagcccatgtggccccccgggcaggtggccccacccggtggacccccgggacccttttggtggtcccggtacaataccggtgaccccgaaacttgtccagcaaccgtgagtactcatccaaagtactcgcaagcaaggagctacactacatatgtatgcattggtatcaaatggaataagggtatcatatgtggactgaactgcagaatgccggaataagagggggatagctagtcctatcgaagactacgcttttggtaacctccatcttgcagcaggagaagagagtagatggtaagttcaccaagtagcatcgcatagcataaacctaaccgatgatcctcccctcgtcgccctgtgagagagcgaccaccgattgtatctggcacttggaagggtgcgttttattaagtatctggttctagttgtcataaggtcaaggtacaactccaagtcgtcctgttaccgaagatcacggctattcgaatagattaacttccctgtgggggtgcaccacataacccaacacgctcgatcccatttggccggacacactttcctgggtcatgcccggcctcggaagatcaacacgtcacagccctaccaaggcacaacagagaggtcagcacgccggtctaaatcctatggcgcaggggtctgggtccatcgccctttgcacacctgcacgttgcgtacgcggccggtgagcagacctagcctcccttatacaggagtaggcgttccagtccaacctggcgcgcgccgctcagtcgctgacgtcacgaaggcttcggctgataccacgacgtcgagtgcccataactgtccccgcgtagatggttagtgcgtataggctagtagccagactcagagcaaataccaagatctcgttaaatgtgttatcttgaaataaccgcgaacgccgaccagagccaggcccacctatctcctaggtggtctcaatctgccatgtcgcttcgccacaaagatccactcaaagggccgtcgggacaaacgtcctttcggacccaatccatgaatcactcacgggtactccttcgagccgacccgtctttagtcaccacaagtaacatatattatgtatataagtatatacccgtgatcaactcccgagtgatcacggcccgatagtatagcatggcagacgaacaagaatgtagggccactgatggtaaactaacatcctatactaagcatttaggattgcaggtaaggtatcaagagttatagcaacaatgacaggctatgcatcagaataggattaacggaaagcagtaacaggatacactactctaatgcaagcagtatagaggagagtaggcgatatgtggtgatcaaagggggacttgcctggttgctctggcaagagagtggggtcgtcaacaccgtagtcgtactgggtagcagcggcgtcggtctcggtgtctagtgagagaagagggggaagaaacaataaatataatgcaaacaaatgcatgacgatgcatgacatgacaaagcatgatgctaggggtgccctaacgcggcatgaggtgataccggcgaagagggaaaacatccgggaaagtatccccggtgtttcgcgttttcgggcagaggagccggagggggaaaagttgtgggtttgctatgctagggatgtgtggcggatgaacgggctgcgtatccggattcgtctcgtcgttctgagcaactttcatgtagaacgtattttcatccgagttacggattaaaagatatgattttctaaagatttaaatcattttctgattttaattatttatttaaatccaacattatccagaacagtgtttgatgacccaagcatgacatcagagtgatgtcagcaggtcaactggtcagttgaccagtcaaaccagacagatgggtccagtgggacccacatgtcattgtctgggtcactaacagggggtttagtctaactaatttgggttaattagtgggtgggacCCAATAGTCAATGACtatttagttaattaaattaattaattaaataattagcattttatttatttacaaaatGTTTTAAATGatgcgggcccgcatgtcagtggcagtagctgccacatcaACGCAGTTGACCTCGGTCAACATGGCCAGTTGGGGCCCCCAGGCCCACAGGTagtgacccaggggtgggcccTGGTGTGCCAGCTCAGCGGAGCCGCCGGAGTAGCCCCGGCGAGCTCGCACGCAGCGACCGAACGCCAGCGTGCGTCGGGATTCGCCTACGGGGCACCAAATCGAGCGCGGACGGGCGCGTTGGAACGGCAAGACGATGACGCGTCGGTTGGAGGTGGTCTAGCGAGATGCGGTGGTCGGAGAAGGGCGCATcgagctcatcgccggcgaggGGTTTCGGGCGAGCAACGGCAATGGCGATGCGGCGCGCTACTGGGCAAACAGAAGAGCGGGGCGAAGCCTACGCGCGCGCGCGAGCACTACGGCAcgagcccgtgaccatttggtcaccggagactcgtcggcgacgagctcagcgGCGGCACGCTCGAGCGCTCGTCGAGCTAGGGGCTAGCGGCCACGGATAAGCGCGTGAGCGGGCGCGTTGCGTTCCTGGAAGCACTAGGAACACGATGTCGTGCTCAGGTGAGCACGACGGAGAGCAAGGCCACGGTGGCGAGGCGATCCACGGCGACGTGCTCACAGCAATGGCGACGGGGCAGCTACGGTGCGCGAGGGGGCTAACGAAGATGGGCGGAAGATGGGGGAGCTCACCGTGCAGCACGCAAGATGGCCCCTGAACAGTTTAGTAGCAGCAGACGcggcgtcgccggagttggtgaagagcggCGACAAGgctcgtcggagcagaggaggaagacggcggcgtcgCGGGCGTTGCGGTGGCTCCGAGCTCCAACGGGATGCACCAGTCGAagcagcggacggcggcggaccTTGGGAACACAATGGGGCGGCAAGGCGGGCGcggtggccgtggctaggccggagccatggcggcggtggcgttcggCGGCGATGGGGAAGGGGAAGCAGCACGGTGGATCTAAGGGGGGAGCGCAGGCACCGAGAGAGGGAGCGGGGGGGGGAGTGGGAGGCGGGTTCGAGGAGGCGGGGCGTGGCAGccttatcccctcctcgacgccggcgagggggtgcggcggggacgcgccctgttccgacccggttcgggggaacagggaaggggacgaGGTAGGGGAGCGAGGCTGggtgtggccagctgggccaggtgggccggtcggcctgtgagctgggccgcctggtccagggggcttccttttttttgtttttttgtaatttctttcttttatttattttccttttctgttttatttagtttagggcATTTAGGTATTTTGTAAAATTGTGTCTTCTACACTATAATTActtatgccatttttggcactgaCCGAACATTTGTGTTTCAActtttaaaaacttttgttgttttgcCATTTTTCTGAATTGATTTTTGATTCGGTTTGAACTAATGAAAGTTTAGCAACAGTAAccaaagatgacatggcatcattaggagagttttactatagcctaattatccgggcgttacagaggCGGTCCTGGCTCGACCAAGGCGGCACCGGCAGCGGCGGATCATCTTCCTCAACGCCCGTTGCCCATCCACGTAGGCGCCGTTGGTCCGTCCCGCCTGGCACGCAGCTCAGGCCACTCCGCTCCCAATGTTCTTCAGGTACACCGCCCACCACCATCCTCTGCTCTAGAAGTGGCACCCGGCCATCGTTGGGTCCTCGTGCCCGCGTCGGGCCGACGCACACGAGGACGCGCAAGTCCGAGGCACGAGCATCCCGTTGCAAGAGACAACGAGTAATGTAGAGAGCGACCGCGGGGGGAGGCGCTGACCGCGCGCCGATCACGTGCGAGTGTCGATCGATCCGTGCTCCTCGTGTCGGTCCTCCGCCGTTCTCTCATGACGGCGGAGACGGATGCGCGGCGCCTCCACCGCAAGAATGCCAAGGCGCTCCGAATCGACATCGAGTTGTCGGAGCGCGAGGCAAACAAGGAGGCGATGTCGAAGGCAAAGGTGGCATGTCATGCGAAGAAGTAGGACCAGCTGATCCGGAGGCTCTAGGGGCAAGCATGCTCGAGGACTCCGACCTGACGGGCGAATCCACCTCCAACTCTGACTACGACGCACAACCGCCCGCTAACGCCTAGATGGAGAAGGGGCACAACCGTGCCGACGACTGGAAGAGGGAGGGGACAATGAGGAAATGGTGATTTTCTCCATCCTTCttgttttatttatattttatCTATGTTTTAAGTATTTGTAGTATGCATTTGCAGTGTTCGCCGATTAACTTCTCGTTTTATTCATATGTTATCTATGTTTTAAGTATTTGTAGTATGCATTTGCACTGTCCGCCCATTAACTATGGTCATTTTGTCTAgctatgaaatgatgataccatgaactGCATGTTGATCGTGTTTATACATAGCGTTGCATGGATTGTATGGGTTTGAGTTTCAGATATGAGAGACATGGATGTGAAAGCTAACATGCGTCCACGGACGTTTGAGGGATCAAATTTGCCAATTCCGACGATAGATGCTATGATGTGTGATCGTAATCAGTTGGTTGAGCAAACGAgtttatatttttttcaaaatgaggGGACATCCCTCGGCCTCTACATCGAGTGATGCACGCAGCCTTTTATTTATCATATCAAAATTCATCATCCGACCATAACAAAGTTCAACCAATAAATTGTCGTACATGACTGCATGAAGGGTAAATTAAAAGGTAAAAAATCATAGGAAAATGAGCCTCATGCATCACAAATCCTACTAGTAGGCCGCCAACCAAATCGGTTGAACAAATCCCGAGAGACCATCTCTCATCAGTTGCACCCAAAGACCGTGAGCGCCCGATCTTCCTCCTTGTGAAGTAATGACCACATATGGATCCAACTGGTAGCCTTGAAGATAACTTGCAAAAAGTTCGAAACTTTCGTTCTGTTAAAAATACAATCATTACGAGTGTTCCAAATGCCCCAAAGTAAAGCACAAATTCACACACAGATCTAAGACTTAAACTTGAGGTGCACCCCCATTAACCAGTTTCCAAACATATTCATGCTACTCGTAGGGGAGGTAGGTTGAAAGCTATATGGACCGTTCTCCATAGTAGCTTGGCAACTGGGCATTGAAGGAATAGATGCTGAATCAACTCCTCATTGCCACAAAAGCAATACTTAGTGCGTCGTTGCCAATCTTTTTTTTCAGATTATTATCTTTTGTTAGGATGATCATGCGATCCAAATACCGCATGCAGATTTTTATTTTCAGTGGGACTTTCAGTGGGCAAAAGAGTtcatataaaaaaatgagagacaCGCGGCCTGCCCTCCACGCCCATAGATTGGGTGTGGACTCTCCGTGGGCGCGAGCCTCCACGCCCATAGAACTGAGGCCGGTGCGGCGGATAACCCTGCCACGCCATGGTCACGTACGTGCACCAAACCAAGAGCCCAAGGAGAAGACGAAACGGCACGCTTCCTTTCCCATCATCAAACGTTCTGCCGCAACGCTGTCTTATCTGGTCCGACTATTCTGCGCCCACACCTTATCTCCCTTGACGTCCTAGTCACCGCGCCGTCGACAAACCCACCCAAAATCTGATCCGCGCATCTCCACTTTCACTCGCCTCCTTCCTTGTCAAGCGATGCACCACCGATTGATTTGGCTCAAACAAATTAACACCTGCAAGGCCGCGACGTTAGAGTGAACCGTTTACCCTAGAATCGAGCACGTAGAGTGCGAAAACCTGGAGCTAGAGTAGATTAGAGAACCTGATCGCGTCAGCAGTGAGTGTGTGTTATCCATTAATAATAATTTAAAATCGCGTGAGGACGGCTaacaccgtcgtcgtcgtcgtcgtcgttaaCCCGGCCTTGTGTTCCTGATGGACTCTGTCCAATCCGAGGTAAGGAAACGTTCCTGGTTACTGCCAAATTATTAGGATAAGATAAGATAAACGCGTGCGCCTAAACAAAGTCGTTAATTGATTACTCACAGGGGCAACAGCTTTCTTCTTCTCAGTTAAAGAAAACGGATAGGGACAGACGAGTCTCTCCGCATGGTCGTAGCAGGCCATGCCTATTTAATCGCACCCGTCCGCtctcccccatctctctctctctctctcttcttcttcttcttcttcgttctctTCAGATCCCCGGAAGCGCCAGACCCGGAGCAACTGAGCAGCAAGTTCTCGGGCATGGACGACGACGGCGACTGGATCGCGGCGAGGTACCTCCTCTCCTCCATCCTCGGCCGGAACCCGCTCGTGGTCGACCACGTCGACGAGGAGTCCTTCCCGGTCGaccacgcccccgccgccgccgcccgcggcgggCCGGCGGAGGCGCCGGTGTGGCAGCAGCCGCCGGCTGTGTTCGCGGTGCCGAGCCTGGCCGGCACTGTTTGCGCGGTGTGCACGGAGGAGATCGCGGTGGCGGACCCCGTGGTGCGGCTGCCGTGCGCGCACTGGTACCACGCCGGCTGCATCGCGCCCTGGCTCGGGATCCGGAGCACCTGCCCCATGTGCCGCGCCGAGctgccggccagggaggaggccggcggggccGGCGCCGTCGGCCGCGAGAAGCCCCCGCGCGCCGAGGCCGGGACCAGCGCCGCCGGCGTGCGGCGGGACGCGTCGTCGTACGGGGGGTACGTCGCCGCCGGGGGCGTCCTGTCCGGCTGATGGACGGGCGAGCGGGCCGTGGTGGACCGCGTCGTCGTGCGCGCGCCAtggcttttgtctatttttttctTCGCCGGAGGAGTGCTGCTCGATACCTGTTGTACAAATGAAAAAATGGTTAATTATTAACATGATGTTGATTCTTGAGGGCTTAACTCGTCATTAGCATCTGCTGAatagaaaaaagaagaaggaaaagcacTCGATGATTGTAAAGAGGAAAAGGGAAAAAAATTAGCTGTGAAGTGAGAATCTGATTCCCTGTCGCAGGGTGATGAAGGAATACAatgcctttgccaaaagcagctatcaccattcttccttggtctatgctactccctccggtcctcttttgtttGCGTATAATTTTTTTCCGTTTTTCCCTGTTTAGTCTGCGCATCAGCTCTTTGTTGTGCTGCTCTTTGTTGTGCTGCTTTCCCTTGGTGCCCTGCATCTGCCTCAGTAATTAACGGACGCATGCACGGCTGCAGCAGGACTCCAGCCAATCCAGAGCGGCATGCAGATGGGCCCAAGCCATGCGCGTGGGGAAGAGAAAAGGGGACCAAAGGAGCCTCCCAATCACCCGCATGCAGCTATTGACTGGTTGCATTGAGCAATTAAACTACCACATCT encodes the following:
- the LOC123106912 gene encoding probable E3 ubiquitin-protein ligase RHC2A — its product is MDDDGDWIAARYLLSSILGRNPLVVDHVDEESFPVDHAPAAAARGGPAEAPVWQQPPAVFAVPSLAGTVCAVCTEEIAVADPVVRLPCAHWYHAGCIAPWLGIRSTCPMCRAELPAREEAGGAGAVGREKPPRAEAGTSAAGVRRDASSYGGYVAAGGVLSG